The genomic interval ACGGCTTTAGCCGTGGATGAATGAGCCTCCTGAATGCCGCGAACGCAAAGTTTCGCGGCGTTCAGGTCAGCTCCGGGAGGAGCTGTGATGAAAAAAAGAACCCCGAGTTTACTCGGGGGTATCTATTTTTACTTCGTCGTCATCAGAAAAATCCGCGACCCGAAGGCGAGAATGATGAACTCGCCGCCGTACAGCGGTTGAACAACCGCCACACCGGCGAGATCCATCGTAAAAAGTAAGGAATCAAACCGGCAGTGCCGATAAGTAACCCGATCACCCAGTGCCGGTTTCTAATCAACCGTTTCACAGATTTCCACGATTAAAAACGACAGACGCGGCAGATCGTTCTGCGCCGATTTCTGCAGTACCGGCGAAATGTTAAACAATCCCATCGCCAGTACCGCCAGCAACATCCCGATGATTTTTCCATCAGCCATATCACGTTGATAGCAGATACGGTCCCGCGCGCAATTCATCTGTGTTATCTGCGGTGAAATAAAAAACAAGATATTATCCGCCGAATTTATTGTATGCCTGGATAATGAACGGTTTTACCAATTCGAATTCATCTTCTGACTGAATAGTAAATTCAGATTCGCCGGTTCCCCAATGTCCAATATTTAGAACATTGCGATAAAATTTCGGCGCAGATTTTACTTCAGTGGGTCTGAGTTTCAGAAAAAGTTTAATGCATCGCACCTGAGGCTCAACGCAAATAATATTTTGAGACACTTTATATGCTATATAGTGTTTTTTGGGAACCTCTTCAATGGACGGATCAAGCCCTATGATGAAGTCCTGAATATTATGTAGCAGAGATTTTATCGTTTCGGATTTGCCGGTCAGATGCCTGTCGAATGTATATACTGGTGCTAAAGTTTTTTTCATTTTTCCGAGACCGGAAGCATTTTTCTTTTCTCCGGACATAACGCCGGAGTTTTTCTTAATGGGCGATGACACGGAGGAGCGCGTTGCCTGAAGTATTTCCTCTAGATGGAGTACATTGTTTTTGTAAAGGCGGTAAGTCCACAATTCAATATTCGCGCCCATAACCTGGACTGCGTGGATATCGTATTTTTTATAACTTGGCGCGATACAAATAACACGAACGTCCGACCAGTCCACTTTTACATCGTTACCGAGTGTGTTTTTGGCCGCCATTTCGAAATCACCTTTATGGTCGAAGATCCAGTGCAGATAAAAAAGGCTTTGGTTGATCAGCTCGGATGATTCGATTTTTTTGTATTCGATGATTACTGGATTGTTTTCTTCAGAAAGTGCGAGGCTGTCGATTCGTCCGGAGTGCACCGCGCCGGTGGAAAATTCCGTGGCAACAAACCGGCAGTTAAAAACCGGGCTAAGATTTTTCTCAATTAGAGTTTGAATGTCTTTTTCCACCGGGAAATTAGTTTTCGCAACCGGCGTTAGCGTTGTTTTGTTAATTTCAAATAGCGGCATAGCGTTTCCTTTAAAAAATCCTACATAAGCATAATATGATTTTAAAATCCGGCAACCATCCTGTTAATCCTGTCAAAATAATTTTTTCCGTGCCGAGTCAGGTTTTTTCTGCGTAGATACTGCAGTTTAACGAAGGAGATGTTGTGCCGGTTAAAAGTATGACAGGTTTTGGTACAGGTTCGGCGCGCGGCGGGAAATACCGTGTGTCGGCGGAGTTGAGTTCGGTGAACCGGAAACAGCTGGATGTAACTTTGCGTCTGCCGCCGCAGATTTCCGGCACGGAATCGAAAATTCAAAAGCTGATTCAGGATCAGATTTCGCGCGGACGGATTACCGGTGTAATCGCGGTGGAGATGAATTCCGGCAGCGGCGCAGCGGTGGATTCAAAACATGCGGAGGAGATGCTCGGCACCTTGCGCGGGCTGTCGAAAAAACTGAACCTGCCGGATGATCTGTCGGCGAAAGATTTGTTGCAGATTCCGGGGTGTTTAAAGTTTCCGGCGACAGCAGAAGACCATGATGAAATTTTTGCATTAACGGAAAAGGCGGTCACCAGTGCACTGAAAAAATTGAATACGATGCGTGTGCAGGAAGGGAAAATACTGGAAAAAGATTTTTTAGCGCGGCTGACCGTACTGGAATCAATCCGTAAAAAAATTGCCGCGCGTGCGCCGGTGATTGCGGCAATGTACCGGAAAAAACTTTTTGCCGGCCTGGAAAATGCAGGGCTTGAAAATCTGTCAAAAGATGATCGCGTGATTAAAGAGATCGCGCTGTTTGCAGAGCGCAGTGATATTTCTGAAGAGACGGTGCGGCTGGAAAGTCATATTCAGCAGTTTAAGAAAATGCTGCGCACGAATGAGCCGGCGGGACGTCCGCTGGATTTTCTGGCGCAGGAAATGTTCCGTGAGATTAATACGGTTGGATCGAAAGCGAACGATCTGCAAATCACAGAGCAGGTGGTGAAGTTTAAAACAGAACTGGAGCGTGTGCGGGAGCAGGTTCAAAATGTTGAATAAACACACCCCGTTACTTTTAGTGGTTTCAGCACCGTCCGGTGCCGGAAAATCATCGCTGTGCACCCGGCTGGCGGAGTTTTTTCCGGAACTGGTGTATTCCGTTTCATGCACCACGCGCGCACCGCGCGGGACAGAAAAAAACGGTGTGCATTATTTTTTTCTATCGCCGGACGAATTTGAAATACGGTTAAAAAATGATGAATTTCTTGAACATGCTCTGGTGCACGGCAACCGTTACGGGACGCTGAAGCAGACGGTATACGATGCACTTGCGCAGGGACGCGACATCATTATGGATATTGATGTGCAGGGCGCGCAGCAGATTCGCGACGCGTGTGCGGCACTGCCGAATGATGATCTGATTAAAAAAAGTTTCGTTGATATTTTTATCATTCCGCCGTCGATGGAAGAATTGCTGCGCCGGTTACGCGGACGTTCAACGGATGCAAAGGATGTGATTGAACAGAGAATGTGCAATGCAGTTGAAGAGATGAAACAGCAGTCGCACTATCAATATATTGTTGTGAATGATAAAATCGAAACAGCGGCAGACGAACTGAAAAAAA from Kiritimatiellales bacterium carries:
- a CDS encoding YicC/YloC family endoribonuclease, yielding MPVKSMTGFGTGSARGGKYRVSAELSSVNRKQLDVTLRLPPQISGTESKIQKLIQDQISRGRITGVIAVEMNSGSGAAVDSKHAEEMLGTLRGLSKKLNLPDDLSAKDLLQIPGCLKFPATAEDHDEIFALTEKAVTSALKKLNTMRVQEGKILEKDFLARLTVLESIRKKIAARAPVIAAMYRKKLFAGLENAGLENLSKDDRVIKEIALFAERSDISEETVRLESHIQQFKKMLRTNEPAGRPLDFLAQEMFREINTVGSKANDLQITEQVVKFKTELERVREQVQNVE
- the gmk gene encoding guanylate kinase; the protein is MLNKHTPLLLVVSAPSGAGKSSLCTRLAEFFPELVYSVSCTTRAPRGTEKNGVHYFFLSPDEFEIRLKNDEFLEHALVHGNRYGTLKQTVYDALAQGRDIIMDIDVQGAQQIRDACAALPNDDLIKKSFVDIFIIPPSMEELLRRLRGRSTDAKDVIEQRMCNAVEEMKQQSHYQYIVVNDKIETAADELKKIIQTEHKKRQ
- a CDS encoding DUF5655 domain-containing protein, with the translated sequence MPLFEINKTTLTPVAKTNFPVEKDIQTLIEKNLSPVFNCRFVATEFSTGAVHSGRIDSLALSEENNPVIIEYKKIESSELINQSLFYLHWIFDHKGDFEMAAKNTLGNDVKVDWSDVRVICIAPSYKKYDIHAVQVMGANIELWTYRLYKNNVLHLEEILQATRSSVSSPIKKNSGVMSGEKKNASGLGKMKKTLAPVYTFDRHLTGKSETIKSLLHNIQDFIIGLDPSIEEVPKKHYIAYKVSQNIICVEPQVRCIKLFLKLRPTEVKSAPKFYRNVLNIGHWGTGESEFTIQSEDEFELVKPFIIQAYNKFGG